The Senegalia massiliensis genomic sequence TCTTTCTGTTGTCTATACAAAGGAACATGAAACGGCAGATAGATATATAGAAAGAAAATTAGATCAAATGGGAAGAAATAAAATTGTTAGGGTTGCAACTTCTGACTGGACAGAACAACAAGTAGTGTTAGGTAGAGGTGGGACAAGGATATCTGCCAGAGAATTAGAAATTGAAGTAAATAGGGTAAAGATTTCTATAAAAAAGCAAAAGGAAAAAGAAGTTAAATATAAAAAGGATTCATTGGGTGAAAGGTTGAATAAAGAAATTTTAGAAAAATTCGAAAAAATACGAAGAAAAAGCTAAAATGCT encodes the following:
- a CDS encoding NYN domain-containing protein, translated to MAKNKKEYLFIDAYNIINSWAKLKELSRLSLDTARNELIEIMSEYQSFTGINVIIVFDAHLVKGSNTKEEDVYGLSVVYTKEHETADRYIERKLDQMGRNKIVRVATSDWTEQQVVLGRGGTRISARELEIEVNRVKISIKKQKEKEVKYKKDSLGERLNKEILEKFEKIRRKS